Within Runella rosea, the genomic segment CTATCTCAAGGGTAGCGTTGGCATTGGTCAATTGCCATACATCCGTGATTAAAATTTCGGGCTCAGTTGTGCGGCATTTGGTGGCACCGTTGCTGTACTCCATTTTTTTCTCCTCGTTGGCATAAAAAACAAATTGATCATCCAACTCACACGGGTCTAACACTTGATTGCCTGGCAATTCAAACGGGTCTTTTTCATCAATGATGGTAAGCGAGCTCAGCACCCAAGCTTTTTTTTCAGTCCCTGTCAGCAATTGCGAATAAGTCAACGGCTTAGGCTCTATTTTTTCAGAGCAACTACTGCTCAGCACAGCCAGCAGTCCAAAAATAGCAGTATAGCGAATATAGGTTTTCATTTTTTTGCGATTATCAGAGAACAATTCAGTTAGAATCCACACTATTGCGGCACATAAATCAACGGTAGGTTAACAATACTGTCTCGGCCATTGCTTAATTTATAAATTTTCATTCTGATGCTGAGGCTGATTTGCTTATTGACGGGATTCCACACGCCCGTTCCAGAGAGGGTATCGTAGCCACTCGCAAACTGCGGAATCACTTGTTGCGGAATGGTAAGTGTGTTATTTCCATTATCAATAAAATCAAGTTTAGGACGCTCGGCTTGAAACCCAACGGGGCTGTCCCAATTGAAAAACTGCGGAAAACCCAACAAGCCTACGTTGATATTGGAAATAGTATACCGCTTACAATCAGCGCTGGAGATTTCAATATCTGCCAACTGAAAGGCCTGATTTCCCACAGGAAGTCTGCCCGTATAAATGCCATCCATGATACAGGCATCACGAATGGTAAAAACCATCTTACTCCCTAAACCTCCCTCGCCAAACCCAACCTTGATTTTATCGCTGGGCGAAACGCCCGCAATGGTAAACTCAATGGTACTAGATTCCAGAATATTATTGGCATTGTTGAGGAGGTACAGCGTAATCTCGCCAAAACTCTGATTTACTGGAATAATCACGGTTCCTTTGTTTCCTTCAATGCGATAATCGCGGCCTTCGCGCGCTGTTCCACCGATCGTATATTGAACGTTGATTGATTCATTGAGCACCTTGCCCCCGTTATGCACCCGAATTTTGATAGCCTTGGAATAGCTTTCCTTAAAACTCAACGTGGAATCCGTAAAGCGTACGAAATTTGCTCCTTCGTAAATGATTCTTTGTTCTTCACAGCCCGATAGCCAAAGCCCCGCCAAAAGAGTCACCACCAACGCTGCTAAATGAGAAAATGTGTATTTAGTATTTTTCATATTCAATTTTTTTTCCGAAAACGTCATATCAAATCAAACCTTCTGTTTGGCTCAATAACCTGGGTTTTGCTGTCCTACCAACGAAGGATTGCGTTGGATTTCGGTCTGTGGAATAGGCCATAATTCGTATTTTGAGGTCCAGTTTGGCGAAAAGGCCGACATAACTACCTGCGCCCGCCCAGTACGTACCAAATCATACCAGCGGTGGCCTTCAAAAGCCAATTCGTACAGTCGCTCCCGCTCAACCAGCAAAAGCGCTTCGGCCTGAGAGGCCGTTGTGAGCAGCGTTGGCTTATCGGCGGTGGCAGCTGTATTTTTACCGGCTCTCGTCCGTAAAACATTCAGGTCACTGAGGGCACCAGTTGCCCCCGTAATTCTTCCCTGCTGCGCCCTAGCTTCGGCCCGAATAAGGTACATTTCGCCCAGTCGGAAAATCACAATGTTGTTGTTGTCTTCATCGGGGGTGCCGTATTTACGAACGCTCCAGCCGTTGTCTCCGCCTCCCTGCTCGTTAAAATCAAAATCTACGGTTGCTTCTCTTTCGCCCGCATCGCGTGAGATGATTTGGGTAATAAACTGGTTGGAAGGAATTACTTCCCGGCGACCCACCAACAGATTATTGAGGCCAAAAGCACTCGTACCGGGGTCGTCGGAAGCGGTATAGCCTACTTCAAAAATAGATTCATTGTTAAAGTCTTCAGAGACCACATCCGAATAATTGACCAACTCATAAGAAGTGGAATTAATCACAGTCGTAGCCGAGGCCTCCGCCTGAACCCAGTTTTTTTGGTACAGATAATAACGCGCCAAAGCTGCTCTCGCCGCATTTTTAGTGGCGTAGCCTGCAAAAACAGGACGTCCATCGGTAGGACTTCCTTCGGGCAAATCGGTCAGTGCTGCCTGAAAATCAGCCAGTACACTTTCCATGATGGTCTCCTTGCTTGCTTTTGAGACCGTTTTATTTACATCAATATCAGTCGAGGTAACATTCGGAATGCCTCCGAATGTAGTGGCCCCGATAAAATTGGCCATGCCACGTAAAAAACGGGCTTCAGCCGTGACCGTTTTACGCTCCGCTTCGCGCACACCAGGCACAGTGGGGAGTTTTTCGAGCAAAAAATTACAGACGTAAATAGTATTAAAAACACCACCCCACAACGCCCCTGCCACACCATTGGCAGAGGTAATTTGCTTATTTCCCAGCTCCTGATAATCCGTAAACGTACCGTTGTGCTGAATATAATCTGCAGTAAAATCTCCTACAATTACTTTTGGCGCAGCGGTGCCTCTAAAGGCAGCATACGCTCCCAAACGTACCGTAGCTACATCGCTGGCTTGGTTTAGCACAAACTGGTCGGCCAAGATATCTATCGGTCGCGGCTCCAGAACTTCTCTGCAACTGCTTAACCATAAACCCACCGCCATAACCAAAGAAATATGATATTTATTCATTTTTGACACCATTGAAACATTGTGTGAAGAAAATCGGATGTGTGTTTTTAGAAACCAATTGTTAACCCTACCGTTATGTTGCGGGTTTGGGGTAATGTAAAAAAGTCAATACCCTGCGCAGAAGTAGAGCCATCAAGCGTACTTACTTCAGGATCGGCCCCAGAGTAAGCCGTTAAGGTCCAAAGATTGATGGCCGAGGCGTACAGGCGGGCCGTTCTGACTTTGACTTTGTTTAGCCACCGCGAAGGAAAATTATACCCCACCGCCACATTTTTGAGGCGTAGATAGGAACCGTCTTCCAGAAAACGGCTACTGTGAAAGTTATTGTAGGTATTACCCAACTCATAGCGCGGTACATCCGTTACATCGCCAGGTTTTTGCCATCTTCTCAGAGCCGCTCTCACCTGATTATTTTCGAGGTTGGCACCATTGTCGAGCAGCGTTACATTAGAAAAATTCAATATTTTGTTCCCGTACATAAATTGAAAAAATACGCTTAAATCAAAATTTCCCCACGTAACCCGGTTGGTAAGCCCTCCTACCAGCAGGGGCTGGGCGTTGCCAATCACCTGAGCGTCGTCAGGACTGATTTTTCCATCCTTATTAAAGTCTTCGTAGAGGGCGTCGCCAGTGGCTACATCTACCCCCTGAAATTTAAGTCCCCAGAATGTTCCGAGCGGCTGACCTGGTAAAATCACGTTGGTTGCACTCACTCCGTTGGCCGAATATCCCCGGAAGAGTGGCTGATCATCGACCAGTTCCAATACTTTGTTTTGGTTATGCGAGATATTAAAATCGGTATTCCAACGAAGCCCTTGGTTGGCACTTCGGTCGATATTGACCGTTGAAATCGTCAGCTCCAATCCCCGGTTAGAGATAGAACCGATGTTTCCCTGAAAACCACCAAAACCAGTCGTAAGCGGTAGCGGCTGATTGAACAAAAGGTTGTCCGTAACGTTGTCATAAGCTTCCATAATCACACTCAATCGACCACTCCATAGCGAAACATCTAAGCCTACGTTGGCTTCGCGGGTACGTTCCCATTGTAAAAGCGGGTTGTTGAGGTTGTTGGGACTCACCCCCGTGGCACCGCTGTACGTAGATGCTGCCCAAGTACCGAGGTAAGTAAAGTTTCCGATGCGTTCGTTACCCGTGTATCCATAGCTTCCTCTCAGCTTCAAATCCTGAATAAAATCCAGTGATTTCATCCAAGGCTCTTCAGAAATCCGCCATCCGAGCGAAAGAGAAGGAAAATAACCGAAACGACGATTAGGCCCAAAACGCGATGAACCATCGTAACGTGAGGTAAACGTGAACAAGTACTTTTCCATATAGTCGTACCGAACTTCGCCAAAACCTGAGATAAGGCCATTTTGGGCAAAGCCCGAGCCTGCCGCATCCTGTACCCCCGATGAATTAATGTAAGTAAAATCGTCGCTTGGAAAAATACGGCCCGAAGCAAAAGAACTCCGATTTTTAGTCTGGAGAATTTCCGTTCCGAGCATGGTATTGAAGTGGTGCTTACCCCCCAAATCAAAAAGATAGGTAAGCGTGTTGGAGTTCAAAATCGTAAAGAGTGTATTGGTAATATACACACCATATCCCTGACCGCCGATGGCTGGCAAAAAGCCCCCTATAGCCGTAGCAGACGACTCATACTGGTCTTCTTCAGAATTGTTATAATCCAAACTCAGCTTACTGTTGAGTTTTAAGTTTTTGATAATTTCGTATTGCCCGCTGACCCCCGCGAGGATTTTGGTGCCGTAGGTGCGGAAACGCGGCAACAGCGCCTGCGCAACTGGATTAAAATTAGGAAACCCTGCATAATTCGGGCTGCCCGGTGTATAAAGTTTTCCTTGCTCATTGTAGGGTGCGAAGAAAGGCAAACTTTTGATAGCTCCCGAATAAACACCGTCCAAGAAATTATCCCCTTTTACGCGGTCATTGGTCGTAAAACCCAACGACATATTGGTGCTGATGGTTAATTTTTGGC encodes:
- a CDS encoding SusC/RagA family TonB-linked outer membrane protein yields the protein MNHLLRKSLLIVFCLFLLGAGAFAQNRTVTGKVTSATDGQPMPGVNVTLKGAPSGANTDADGSYRISIPAGKVTLVFSFIGMLSQEVNVNSRTTINVELAENPTQLNEVVVTGYNSTQKKDILGSITSISAAKFKDIPIAGFDQALQGQAAGVQVTQSSGTPGGGVAVRIRGNTSISASNRPLFVVDGIPVMDEAVSGRSFGGQNDNTLTFVNPNDIESIQVLKDASAKAIYGSRAANGVVLITTKRGKANSRTTITLDAQRGVVDIIKKVDLLNSSELLQLQREAVINAGQDPDQRGLISGVTDGVNTDWLDAILRRGIYQQYQISATGGNDKTRFYLSGGLRDEEGVQLNNRFTRYSGALNVDHKASQKLTISTNMSLGFTTNDRVKGDNFLDGVYSGAIKSLPFFAPYNEQGKLYTPGSPNYAGFPNFNPVAQALLPRFRTYGTKILAGVSGQYEIIKNLKLNSKLSLDYNNSEEDQYESSATAIGGFLPAIGGQGYGVYITNTLFTILNSNTLTYLFDLGGKHHFNTMLGTEILQTKNRSSFASGRIFPSDDFTYINSSGVQDAAGSGFAQNGLISGFGEVRYDYMEKYLFTFTSRYDGSSRFGPNRRFGYFPSLSLGWRISEEPWMKSLDFIQDLKLRGSYGYTGNERIGNFTYLGTWAASTYSGATGVSPNNLNNPLLQWERTREANVGLDVSLWSGRLSVIMEAYDNVTDNLLFNQPLPLTTGFGGFQGNIGSISNRGLELTISTVNIDRSANQGLRWNTDFNISHNQNKVLELVDDQPLFRGYSANGVSATNVILPGQPLGTFWGLKFQGVDVATGDALYEDFNKDGKISPDDAQVIGNAQPLLVGGLTNRVTWGNFDLSVFFQFMYGNKILNFSNVTLLDNGANLENNQVRAALRRWQKPGDVTDVPRYELGNTYNNFHSSRFLEDGSYLRLKNVAVGYNFPSRWLNKVKVRTARLYASAINLWTLTAYSGADPEVSTLDGSTSAQGIDFFTLPQTRNITVGLTIGF
- a CDS encoding RagB/SusD family nutrient uptake outer membrane protein; this translates as MNKYHISLVMAVGLWLSSCREVLEPRPIDILADQFVLNQASDVATVRLGAYAAFRGTAAPKVIVGDFTADYIQHNGTFTDYQELGNKQITSANGVAGALWGGVFNTIYVCNFLLEKLPTVPGVREAERKTVTAEARFLRGMANFIGATTFGGIPNVTSTDIDVNKTVSKASKETIMESVLADFQAALTDLPEGSPTDGRPVFAGYATKNAARAALARYYLYQKNWVQAEASATTVINSTSYELVNYSDVVSEDFNNESIFEVGYTASDDPGTSAFGLNNLLVGRREVIPSNQFITQIISRDAGEREATVDFDFNEQGGGDNGWSVRKYGTPDEDNNNIVIFRLGEMYLIRAEARAQQGRITGATGALSDLNVLRTRAGKNTAATADKPTLLTTASQAEALLLVERERLYELAFEGHRWYDLVRTGRAQVVMSAFSPNWTSKYELWPIPQTEIQRNPSLVGQQNPGY
- a CDS encoding lipocalin family protein, with the protein product MKTYIRYTAIFGLLAVLSSSCSEKIEPKPLTYSQLLTGTEKKAWVLSSLTIIDEKDPFELPGNQVLDPCELDDQFVFYANEEKKMEYSNGATKCRTTEPEILITDVWQLTNANATLEIGIPRIFGGFKLPFVIKTLTENSLVLEYYFGDIDASYRFSFTSSSK